From a region of the Fibrobacter sp. genome:
- a CDS encoding bifunctional 4-hydroxy-2-oxoglutarate aldolase/2-dehydro-3-deoxy-phosphogluconate aldolase, whose protein sequence is MDLLDFLKDMPVIGILRDIPKGSEELCAQTAAKCGLKAIEVTMNTDGAAEIITALRDACKPYDIAVGAGTVRHDKDLEKALLAGASFIVTPNTRSNIIRTAAAQNTPIIPGALTPTEVQKAYDLGATAVKIFPVDCVGGPKYIKALRGPFRDIPLLACSGVNAENAGDYLKAGANLLAFGGSIFSAKLMAEGNWNEIERRLTELLDAVRAAL, encoded by the coding sequence ATGGATTTACTTGATTTTTTAAAAGATATGCCAGTTATCGGCATCCTCCGCGACATCCCTAAGGGATCCGAGGAACTTTGCGCGCAGACTGCAGCCAAGTGCGGCCTTAAGGCCATTGAAGTCACCATGAATACCGATGGCGCTGCAGAAATCATCACCGCCTTGCGCGATGCATGCAAGCCCTACGACATCGCCGTCGGCGCAGGCACCGTCCGCCACGACAAAGACCTCGAAAAAGCCTTGCTGGCAGGCGCCAGTTTCATCGTGACGCCCAATACCCGAAGCAACATTATTCGAACCGCCGCAGCTCAGAATACACCGATTATTCCAGGCGCCCTGACTCCTACCGAAGTGCAGAAAGCCTACGACCTTGGCGCCACCGCCGTAAAGATTTTCCCAGTGGATTGCGTAGGCGGCCCGAAATACATCAAGGCGCTTCGCGGCCCCTTCCGCGACATTCCGCTCCTCGCCTGCAGTGGCGTGAACGCGGAAAACGCTGGCGACTACCTGAAGGCTGGAGCCAACCTGCTGGCCTTTGGCGGAAGCATCTTCAGTGCCAAGCTTATGGCCGAAGGCAACTGGAACGAAATCGAGCGCCGCCTAACAGAGTTGCTGGACGCCGTCCGCGCAGCCTTGTAA
- a CDS encoding diguanylate cyclase, translating to MVEEKILIVDDNAEVIADTTKLLTQVGYSVLSFTSGEEALEFLEENRVDLVLLDINMPSLNGYEVCTRIRQQYALDDLPVIFLTSREDTDSVTKGFQAGASDFVSKSSISDILLARVNVHIRLSRSLRNLRDISLTDDMTGCFNRRHGMYSLREWFSRHKRYGNQFAMIYFDLNGLKAVNDIHGHQAGDLLLRSVVNAAKEILRETDLLFRMGGDEFMVICPETDKAGAFACVERMQKAIASITIVDKKVSFAYGIAHSSEDYKEVDDMMHSADVSMYECKKKMKKVRG from the coding sequence ATGGTTGAAGAAAAGATTCTTATCGTAGACGACAATGCGGAAGTCATTGCCGATACTACCAAGCTCTTGACCCAGGTGGGTTACAGCGTTCTTTCGTTTACCTCTGGTGAGGAAGCTCTGGAGTTTCTGGAAGAAAACCGCGTGGACCTGGTTCTGCTGGACATCAACATGCCTAGCCTGAATGGCTACGAGGTCTGTACCAGGATTCGCCAGCAGTATGCTCTGGATGATCTTCCGGTAATCTTCTTGACCAGCCGTGAGGATACGGACAGTGTGACCAAGGGATTCCAGGCTGGCGCTTCCGATTTTGTCAGCAAGAGCTCCATTTCGGATATCCTGCTTGCCCGCGTGAATGTCCATATTCGACTTTCCAGATCCCTTCGTAATTTGCGAGATATTTCCTTGACCGATGACATGACCGGCTGTTTCAACCGTCGCCATGGAATGTACTCTCTGCGGGAATGGTTCTCTAGGCATAAGCGTTACGGGAACCAGTTCGCCATGATCTACTTTGACCTGAATGGACTGAAGGCGGTGAATGACATTCACGGCCATCAGGCGGGAGACCTGTTGCTACGTTCCGTGGTGAACGCGGCCAAGGAAATCCTTCGCGAAACGGACCTGCTGTTCCGTATGGGCGGTGACGAGTTCATGGTGATTTGCCCCGAGACAGACAAGGCTGGTGCTTTTGCCTGCGTAGAACGTATGCAGAAGGCAATCGCCTCCATTACGATTGTAGACAAGAAGGTTTCTTTCGCCTATGGTATTGCCCACTCCTCCGAGGACTACAAGGAAGTGGATGACATGATGCACAGTGCAGACGTTTCTATGTATGAATGCAAGAAGAAGATGAAAAAGGTTAGAGGATAA